The Candidatus Zixiibacteriota bacterium genome includes a window with the following:
- the mutM gene encoding DNA-formamidopyrimidine glycosylase, protein MPELPEVETVVRGLRETVVGETIQIVRVNAPAASIVVGQSLHPKTFVESLEGRAIQSVARRGKNILISLSGGLTLWVHLKMTGHFTLRSLIEPLEKHDLVVFDFTSSPKSGTHLRFNDYRRFGRLRLFSSSEILEQPGLKELGPEPLEFGAQDFVTLCRSRSRMLKAALLDQSFIAGVGNIYADEALYASRLHPQRLTNSISTKKLTELHSHIQRLLRRAIAKMGSSVDSYSGVNGQVGQYQKYLKAYNNEGKPCGRCRTKIIREKIGARSAHFCPRCQAAK, encoded by the coding sequence ATGCCAGAACTCCCCGAAGTAGAAACGGTCGTGCGCGGATTGCGCGAAACGGTTGTTGGAGAGACAATACAGATCGTACGGGTAAACGCCCCAGCGGCATCGATTGTGGTCGGCCAGTCGTTACATCCGAAAACTTTTGTCGAATCTCTCGAAGGTCGCGCTATCCAAAGCGTGGCGCGGCGAGGCAAAAATATCCTCATCTCGCTTTCCGGCGGGCTGACATTATGGGTTCACCTCAAAATGACCGGGCATTTCACGCTCAGGAGTCTCATTGAGCCGCTTGAAAAACATGACCTTGTAGTCTTCGATTTTACCTCATCCCCTAAATCAGGAACGCATTTACGATTTAATGACTACCGACGATTCGGACGGCTCCGCCTGTTTTCCTCGAGTGAAATCTTGGAACAGCCCGGCCTGAAAGAACTCGGCCCTGAGCCGCTCGAATTTGGCGCACAAGATTTTGTAACTTTGTGCCGCTCCCGCTCTCGAATGCTCAAAGCGGCCCTTCTCGACCAGAGTTTTATTGCCGGGGTGGGGAATATCTATGCCGATGAAGCCCTCTATGCCTCGCGCCTCCATCCACAAAGATTGACCAATAGCATATCTACAAAAAAACTCACTGAACTTCATAGCCATATTCAGCGGCTGTTGCGTCGAGCTATCGCCAAAATGGGATCATCGGTTGATAGTTACTCGGGTGTAAACGGCCAGGTCGGCCAGTACCAGAAATATCTAAAAGCGTACAATAACGAAGGAAAACCGTGCGGGCGATGCCGGACGAAAATTATCAGAGAGAAAATCGGCGCGCGCTCGGCGCACTTCTGCCCCAGATGTCAGGCCGCGAAATGA